From Canis lupus baileyi chromosome 16, mCanLup2.hap1, whole genome shotgun sequence, a single genomic window includes:
- the KRT34 gene encoding keratin, type I cuticular Ha4 codes for MPYNCCLPNLSCRSTCSSRPCVPPSCHTCTLPGACNIPANVGNCGWFCEGSFNGSEKETMQFLNDRLASYLEKVRQLERENAELESRIREWCQQQVPFVCPSYQSYFRTIEELQQKILCAKSENTRLVVQIDNAKLASDDFRTKYQTELSLRQLVESDINGLRRILDELTLCKSDLEAQVESLREELLSLKRNHEEEVNTLRCQIGDRLNVEVDAAPTVDLNRVLNETRSQYEALVETNRRDVEEWFTTQTEELNKQVVSSSEQLQSCQAEIIELRRTVNALEIELQAQHNLRDSLENTLTETEARYGSQLAQVQYMITNVESQLAEIRCDLERQNQEYQVLLDVKARLECEINTYRGLLESEDCKLPCNPCATTNACGNSCGSCGNSQTRCS; via the exons ATGCCTTACAACTGCTGCCTGCCCAACCTGAGCTGCCGCTCCACTTGCTCCTCCCGGCCCTGCGTGCCCCCCAGCTGCCACACCTGcaccctgcctggggcctgcaaCATCCCCGCCAATGTGGGCAACTGTGGCTGGTTCTGCGAGGGCTCCTTCAATGGCAGCGAGAAGGAGACCATGCAGTTCCTGAACGACCGCCTGGCCAGCTACCTGGAGAAGGTGCGTCAGCTGGAGCGGGAGAACGCGGAGCTGGAGAGCCGCATCCGGGAGTGGTGCCAGCAGCAGGTGCCTTTCGTGTGTCCCAGCTACCAGTCCTACTTCCGGACCATCGAGGAGCTGCAGCAGAAG ATCCTGTGTGCCAAGTCTGAGAACACCAGGCTGGTGGTGCAGATCGACAATGCCAAGTTGGCCTCTGATGACTTCAGAACCAA GTACCAAACAGAGCTGAGCTTGAGGCAGCTTGTGGAGTCAGACATCAATGGCCTGCGCCGGATCCTGGATGAGCTGACCCTGTGCAAGTCCGACCTGGAGGCCCAGGTGGAGTCCCTGAGGGAGGAGCTGCTGAGCCTCAAGAGGAACCACGAGGAG GAAGTCAACACCCTGCGCTGCCAGATTGGAGACCGCCTCAACGTGGAGGTGGATGCTGCCCCCACAGTGGACCTGAACCGTGTGCTCAACGAGACCAGGAGTCAGtatgaggccctggtggagaccaACCGCAGGGACGTGGAGGAATGGTTCACCACCCAG ACTGAGGAGCTGAACAAGCAGGTGGTGTCCAGCTCGGAGCAGCTGCAGTCCTGCCAGGCAGAGATCATCGAGCTGAGACGCACGGTCAATGCCTTGGAGATTgagctccaggcccagcacaACCTG AGGGACTCCCTGGAGAACACGCTGACAGAGACTGAGGCCCGCTACGGCTCCCAGCTGGCCCAGGTGCAGTACATGATCACCAACGTGGAGTCCCAGCTTGCTGAGATCAGGTGTGACCTGGAGCGGCAGAACCAGGAGTACCAGGTGCTGTTGGACGTCAAGGCCCGGCTGGAGTGTGAGATCAACACATACCGGGGTCTGCTGGAGAGCGAGGACTGCAA gctcccctgcaACCCATGTGCCACCACCAATGCTTGCGGCAATTCCTGTGGGTCCTGTGGCAACTCTCAAACACGTTGCTCTTAA